In one Chitinophaga sancti genomic region, the following are encoded:
- a CDS encoding DoxX family protein, with protein MTELLKEMLKVNQHAPNIDLALLFIRLAIGMLMLRHGIPKARIIFAREPIRFFKTFGLSEANSFKLAAFTEIFFSICLMLGLGTLIAVIPLFVTMAIASFYTLRGQPFDKKELPVLFLMFYFTILLCGGGRFSLDYVLFGFK; from the coding sequence ATGACAGAATTGTTGAAAGAAATGCTGAAGGTAAACCAGCATGCTCCCAATATTGACTTAGCACTGTTGTTTATAAGGCTGGCAATCGGAATGCTTATGCTAAGGCACGGCATTCCGAAAGCCAGGATAATATTCGCTCGCGAGCCGATACGTTTTTTTAAAACATTTGGATTGAGTGAAGCAAACTCTTTTAAATTAGCGGCATTTACGGAAATATTTTTCTCAATCTGCTTAATGTTAGGATTGGGAACACTGATAGCCGTTATTCCGCTATTTGTTACAATGGCTATTGCCTCCTTTTACACATTACGTGGTCAACCGTTCGATAAAAAAGAGTTACCTGTACTATTTCTAATGTTCTATTTCACGATCCTGCTTTGTGGCGGCGGAAGATTTTCTTTGGATTATGTTTTGTTTGGATTCAAATAG
- a CDS encoding ester cyclase: MEKWTLKMSALGILIVTLSLYSCSNATGGKELGALQAKVDSLETVLKQFNDEKALTEQRLVRFDSLDFDIYSNQKWQDLVISHDANIKVSYPDGSTTVGLAPQHVDALKPMFVFAPDTKITSHPVKFGTGDWTAVIGEMEGTFSAPMPIGNGKTIAPTNKKFKLSMATIGHWKDGKMTEEYLFWDNQSFMKQIGLAQ, translated from the coding sequence ATGGAAAAGTGGACATTAAAAATGAGCGCCTTAGGAATACTCATCGTAACCCTGTCATTGTATAGTTGTTCGAATGCAACTGGCGGAAAAGAGCTGGGGGCTCTTCAGGCTAAGGTAGATTCACTGGAAACGGTATTAAAACAGTTCAACGATGAAAAAGCCCTTACGGAACAACGCCTGGTGAGATTTGATTCTTTGGATTTTGATATTTACAGTAATCAAAAATGGCAGGATCTCGTCATTAGCCACGATGCTAATATTAAAGTTAGTTATCCCGACGGAAGCACAACCGTGGGACTGGCTCCTCAACACGTTGATGCGCTGAAGCCAATGTTTGTTTTTGCTCCTGATACAAAGATCACAAGTCACCCGGTAAAGTTTGGCACCGGAGACTGGACTGCTGTGATAGGCGAAATGGAAGGCACCTTCTCTGCACCAATGCCAATAGGTAACGGAAAAACAATTGCACCTACCAACAAAAAATTCAAACTGTCTATGGCAACCATCGGTCATTGGAAGGATGGTAAAATGACAGAAGAATACCTGTTTTGGGATAATCAATCTTTCATGAAACAGATTGGTTTAGCTCAATAA
- a CDS encoding RNA polymerase sigma factor has translation MNIIPITDEKELLRRLRDGDELAFKALYDIYAPRLAAKLLQLLRSEELAEDVLQDLFIKVWEVRQTINPELVFGALLYKIAANLSKNIYRRNVYDQLMRKQINPDEGHNPIEASLDQSEAKELLQAALNKLTPRQREVYIMAKIDGLSYQQISKQLNISASAINHHIQEANKQLRNILKNNNIYMLAVLVLIFFKK, from the coding sequence GTGAACATCATACCCATCACCGATGAGAAGGAGCTATTGCGCAGATTGCGGGATGGAGATGAGCTTGCATTTAAGGCGCTATATGACATCTATGCACCGCGCCTGGCTGCAAAGCTACTCCAATTACTACGGTCAGAGGAATTGGCAGAGGATGTGCTGCAGGACCTGTTTATTAAGGTATGGGAGGTCAGACAGACGATCAATCCTGAACTTGTTTTTGGTGCTTTGTTATATAAAATTGCAGCCAATCTTTCAAAGAATATATATAGAAGGAATGTCTATGACCAGTTGATGCGTAAGCAGATCAATCCCGATGAAGGTCATAATCCCATAGAAGCATCGCTCGATCAGTCTGAAGCTAAAGAATTACTGCAGGCAGCTTTAAACAAACTTACTCCAAGGCAACGGGAGGTATATATAATGGCCAAAATAGATGGCCTCAGCTACCAGCAAATAAGCAAACAGTTAAATATTAGCGCCTCAGCCATCAACCATCACATACAAGAAGCTAATAAACAACTAAGAAATATATTAAAGAACAACAACATCTATATGCTTGCAGTATTAGTTCTAATTTTTTTTAAAAAATAA
- a CDS encoding helix-turn-helix domain-containing protein, whose protein sequence is MKETVKIYRLDASEAKRITSSVNEPHSHDYEELIIGVTGQIEHFIDFKSNHFDAPFVSFVTKGKVHQARPAKKANQCEMWVIRFKSEFIPETTFQLYSLYHNNATFTLKPGMCFQRLVTLCEMLQGEMEQAGPDYGIVRQLLSTIFTMIESERRKQHNNETLVEHAPNHKFKNFLAILEENFRKDVGVEFYAEKLFMSSRNLNLICHQIFQQSISEIIETRKLLEAKNLLASTDKTISEIGYELGFKEKTYFTNLFKKKTGQTPTDFRKEVKMMIS, encoded by the coding sequence ATGAAGGAAACGGTCAAAATATACAGGTTGGATGCATCGGAAGCAAAAAGAATTACATCATCGGTAAATGAACCTCATTCACACGATTATGAAGAGCTCATTATAGGCGTTACCGGGCAGATTGAGCATTTTATAGATTTTAAGTCCAATCATTTTGACGCTCCGTTTGTGAGCTTTGTTACTAAAGGAAAGGTACACCAGGCAAGACCTGCTAAGAAAGCCAACCAATGTGAGATGTGGGTGATCCGGTTTAAAAGTGAATTTATACCGGAAACAACTTTTCAGCTTTATTCCTTATACCACAATAACGCAACCTTTACACTGAAGCCTGGTATGTGCTTTCAAAGATTAGTTACCTTATGCGAAATGCTGCAGGGTGAAATGGAGCAGGCAGGTCCGGATTATGGCATCGTCCGGCAATTGCTCAGTACGATTTTTACCATGATAGAATCAGAGCGAAGAAAGCAGCATAATAACGAGACCCTGGTGGAGCATGCTCCGAACCATAAATTTAAAAATTTCCTGGCCATTCTTGAAGAAAACTTCCGCAAAGATGTGGGTGTAGAATTCTATGCCGAAAAACTTTTTATGTCATCCAGGAATCTGAACCTTATTTGTCATCAAATCTTTCAGCAGAGTATTTCGGAGATTATTGAAACACGCAAACTCCTGGAGGCAAAAAACCTGCTTGCATCTACCGATAAAACGATTTCCGAAATCGGGTACGAACTTGGGTTTAAAGAGAAAACCTATTTTACCAATCTTTTCAAAAAGAAAACAGGCCAAACGCCTACTGATTTTCGTAAGGAAGTTAAAATGATGATTTCCTAA
- a CDS encoding FecR family protein, with the protein MLFFVSGVYLFVTGANRAIIKMENIHIEELFKKYLLGTITEEELRYLNDFFQRPDNLEEQDALFIDHFSKDFIGSSPLDAKAAIVKDAAWQEIQQRLGITATKHKYKRLSWWKGAAAAAGLLLVLSSGFYLYREYTGNRTAATRFADVDIPPGTNRATLTTSNGTVFQLNGAKEEIVIDKESIRYKDGDILPVKDGVRLVTLSTPRGGQYRVTLSDGTRVWLNAASSLSYPTTFNGKDREVTLHGEAYFEVAQQASQPFIVHTPKQDIKVLGTEFNINCYQDEGQTLTTLVTGSVRVEGRGGEKPLQLHPGEQAVLDNEDFTVSMVDVSLYTAWKDGDFRFRATPLVEVLHQIERWYDLDVDYTGIPEDIKIHASIRRDKKLSTVLHALEKIGDIKFEVKDRNIRLVH; encoded by the coding sequence GTGCTATTTTTTGTTTCTGGTGTGTATTTATTCGTAACCGGCGCTAACAGGGCTATTATTAAGATGGAAAACATTCATATAGAGGAATTATTTAAAAAATATCTGCTAGGCACAATTACTGAAGAGGAATTGCGCTATCTGAATGATTTTTTCCAGCGACCGGATAACCTGGAAGAACAGGACGCCTTATTCATCGATCATTTTTCAAAAGATTTCATCGGATCATCACCGCTGGATGCCAAAGCTGCAATAGTTAAAGATGCCGCCTGGCAAGAGATTCAGCAAAGGCTTGGCATAACGGCAACTAAGCACAAATATAAACGGCTCTCCTGGTGGAAAGGGGCTGCCGCCGCCGCAGGATTGCTGTTGGTATTGTCATCCGGTTTTTACTTATACCGGGAATATACAGGTAATCGTACTGCCGCAACGAGATTTGCCGACGTGGATATCCCTCCGGGCACCAACCGGGCTACTCTCACTACATCAAATGGAACAGTATTTCAGTTGAATGGTGCGAAGGAAGAGATTGTCATAGACAAAGAAAGTATTCGCTACAAAGATGGGGATATCCTGCCGGTAAAAGATGGAGTCAGGCTGGTAACCTTAAGTACACCAAGAGGAGGACAATACCGCGTAACATTAAGTGATGGCACAAGAGTCTGGCTAAATGCCGCCTCTTCCCTGTCATATCCAACCACATTTAATGGAAAAGACCGCGAAGTAACCCTGCATGGTGAAGCATATTTTGAAGTAGCACAACAGGCTTCCCAACCATTCATCGTGCATACACCAAAACAGGATATTAAGGTGCTGGGTACTGAATTTAATATTAACTGTTATCAGGACGAGGGCCAAACACTAACCACACTGGTAACCGGCAGCGTGAGAGTAGAGGGCAGGGGAGGGGAAAAGCCATTACAATTGCATCCCGGGGAACAGGCTGTACTGGATAATGAAGATTTTACAGTCTCAATGGTAGATGTATCATTATACACAGCCTGGAAAGATGGAGATTTCCGTTTCAGGGCCACACCATTGGTAGAAGTATTACACCAGATAGAACGTTGGTATGACCTGGATGTAGACTACACAGGTATCCCGGAAGATATTAAAATTCATGCGTCTATTAGAAGAGATAAAAAATTGTCAACTGTGCTTCATGCACTGGAAAAAATAGGGGATATAAAATTTGAAGTAAAGGATAGAAATATTAGACTAGTGCATTAG
- a CDS encoding YceI family protein — protein sequence MKRVGLIFLAVVLFISSAFVIVSETTWTNDKPHSQLAFTVTHLGFNDIAGTFDDFTTTVKASKPDFSDATFNMAAKIGSINTRVEARNNHLKSADFFDAEKCPELTFTSTGLKSVGKNKFKLTGNLTLHGVTKVVTVDLLYRGQTTNPMTQKLTSAFQITGTIKRSDFGIGEKFPEAVISNEVRISANGEFVQADKQ from the coding sequence ATGAAACGAGTTGGATTAATATTCCTGGCTGTCGTATTGTTCATTTCTTCGGCTTTTGTGATTGTATCAGAAACAACCTGGACCAATGATAAGCCGCACTCTCAATTGGCTTTTACAGTAACTCACCTTGGTTTTAATGATATTGCAGGCACCTTTGACGATTTTACCACGACCGTGAAAGCATCAAAACCCGATTTTAGCGATGCTACGTTTAACATGGCAGCCAAAATAGGTTCTATTAACACCCGTGTGGAAGCAAGAAATAACCATTTAAAAAGTGCTGATTTTTTTGATGCAGAAAAGTGCCCGGAGCTAACTTTTACCAGCACAGGTCTGAAGTCAGTGGGGAAAAATAAATTTAAGCTTACCGGGAATCTTACCCTTCATGGAGTAACGAAAGTGGTAACTGTTGATTTATTGTACAGGGGACAAACCACCAATCCAATGACGCAAAAATTAACTTCCGCCTTTCAAATTACCGGAACTATCAAACGTTCAGATTTCGGTATTGGCGAGAAGTTTCCAGAGGCTGTAATCAGCAATGAGGTGAGGATAAGTGCTAATGGTGAATTTGTGCAAGCTGATAAACAATAA